In Brassica rapa cultivar Chiifu-401-42 chromosome A06, CAAS_Brap_v3.01, whole genome shotgun sequence, a single window of DNA contains:
- the LOC103875357 gene encoding aspartyl protease family protein 2 — protein MLPLIVLCSLLSLLLLPPAYLAAVSDDEYLKLPLLRKSPLPSPTQALALDTRRLHFLSLRRKPIPFVKSPVSSGASSGSGQYFVDLRIGQPPQSLLLIADTGSDLVWVKCSACRNCSLHSPATVFFPRHSSTFSPTHCYDPTCRLVPKPSRAQKCNHTRLHSTCPYEYAYADGSLTSGLFARETTTLRTSSGREANLKSVAFGCGFRISGQSVSGTSFNGAHGVMGLGRGPISFASQLGRRFGNKFSYCLMDYTLSPPPSSYLTIGGVRSDAVSKLSFTPLLTNPLSPTFYYVRLKSISVNGAKLRIDPSVWEIDGSGNGGTVVDSGTTLAFLADPAYRLVVATMRRRIRLPIAAEQTPGFDLCVNVSGVLKPEKMMPRLKFGFAGGAVFVPPPRNYFIETEEHIQCLAIQSVNPKVGFSVIGNLMQQGFLFEFDRDRSRLGFSRHGCASP, from the coding sequence atgttACCTCTTATCGTCCTTTGCTCTTTACTCTCTCTACTCCTCCTCCCGCCGGCGTATCTCGCCGCCGTGAGTGATGACGAGTACCTGAAGCTTCCATTACTACGTAAATCTCCGTTACCTTCTCCGACGCAAGCTCTGGCTTTAGACACTCGCCGTCTCCATTTTCTATCTCTCCGCCGTAAACCCATCCCATTTGTCAAATCTCCGGTATCCTCCGGCGCTTCTTCCGGGTCGGGTCAATACTTCGTGGATCTCCGGATCGGCCAACCGCCTCAGTCGCTACTCCTGATCGCCGATACCGGAAGCGATCTCGTTTGGGTGAAGTGCTCCGCTTGTCGAAACTGCTCTCTCCACTCTCCGGCCACCGTCTTCTTCCCTCGCCACTCCTCCACATTCTCTCCGACTCATTGCTACGACCCGACTTGTCGACTCGTGCCCAAACCGAGCCGGGCCCAGAAATGTAACCATACCCGGCTCCATTCCACGTGTCCGTACGAGTATGCTTACGCGGACGGTTCATTGACCTCCGGTCTATTCGCTAGAGAAACGACGACGTTGAGGACTAGCTCCGGTAGGGAAGCGAATCTAAAGAGCGTCGCTTTCGGATGCGGGTTTCGGATCTCGGGTCAAAGCGTATCGGGTACGAGTTTTAATGGAGCCCATGGAGTTATGGGCTTGGGCCGTGGGCCTATTTCTTTCGCTTCGCAGTTGGGCCGTCGATTCGGTAACAAGTTTTCGTATTGCTTAATGGATTACACTCTCTCTCCGCCTCCGAGTAGTTACCTCACTATCGGAGGAGTTCGATCCGACGCCGTTTCGAAGCTTTCCTTCACTCCGTTACTAACGAATCCGTTATCTCCGACGTTTTATTACGTTCGGTTGAAATCAATTTCCGTTAACGGTGCGAAATTACGAATCGATCCTTCCGTTTGGGAAATCGACGGTTCAGGTAACGGCGGAACCGTCGTGGATTCCGGTACAACCCTCGCGTTTTTAGCTGATCCGGCGTATCGACTGGTCGTCGCGACTATGAGACGACGGATCAGGCTCCCGATTGCGGCGGAGCAGACTCCGGGATTCGATCTATGCGTTAACGTCTCCGGCGTTTTGAAGCCGGAAAAGATGATGCCGAGATTGAAATTCGGATTTGCCGGCGGTGCGGTGTTCGTTCCGCCGCCGAGGAATTATTTTATCGAGACGGAGGAACATATCCAGTGTCTGGCGATTCAATCGGTGAATCCGAAGGTGGGATTCTCGGTGATTGGGAATCTGATGCAGCAAGGGTTCTTGTTTGAATTTGATAGAGATAGATCTCGGCTGGGTTTTTCTCGTCACGGTTGCGCTTCGCCGTGA
- the LOC103875358 gene encoding protein CHUP1, chloroplastic: MIVRVGFVVAASVAAVAVKQLNRKPPKPSKPSENGKGGDTEQAVSPNNNLNDKSLEEEEEEEVKLINSVINQTRESFSDYLDADIENLLSGEIEYPLPSDDNSLEKAEKERRYESEMAYNDSELERLRQLVKELEEREVKLEGELLEYYGLKEQESDIVELQRQLKIKTVEIDMLNITINSLQAERKKLQEEISQNGVVRKELEAARNKIKELQRQIQLDANQTKGQLLLLKQHVSSLQMKEEEAMNKDSEVERKLKAVQEMEVEVMELKRKNRELQHEKRELTIKLDSAEARISALSNMTESDKVAKVREEVNNLKHNNEDLLKQVEGLQMNRFSEVEELVYLRWVNACLRYELRNYQTPAGKISARDLSKNLSPKSQAKAKRLMLEYAGSERGQGDTDVESNFSQPSSPGSDDFDNASMDSSTSRFSSFSKKPGLIQKLKRWGGKSKDDSSVQSSPSRSFYGGSPGRLSVSMNKQRGPLESLMIRNAGESVAITTFGKVDQESPGTPETPNLPRIRTQQQASSPGEPLNNVAASFQVMSKSVDNVLDEKYPAYKDRHKLAVEREKHIKHKADQARAERFGGNVALPPKLAQLKEKPVSVPSLTRTVTASDQSSDGNNDGKASENAQAVAKMKLVDIEKRPPRVSRPPPRSAGGGKSTNVPSPRPPLPGGGPPPPPPPPGGGGGGPPPPPPPPGALGRGAGSGSKVHRAPELVEFYQSLMKREAKKDGSPSLISPGTGSSSEARSNMIGEIENRSTFLLAVKADVETQGDFVQSLATEVRAASFTDVEDLLAFVSWLDEELSFLVDERAVLKHFDWPEGKADALREAAFEYQDLMKLEKQVTSFVDDPNLPCEPALKKMYKLLEKVEQSVYALLRTRDMAVSRYKEFGIPVDWLSDSGVVGKIKLSSVQLARKYMKRVAYELDSVSGSDKDPNREFLLLQGVRFAFRVHQFAGGFDAESMKAFEELRSRAKTESGGDNTNNNEESVN, translated from the exons atgattgtGCGGGTAGGGTTTGTTGTTGCTGCTTCTGTTGCAGCTGTTGCTGTTAAGCAGCTCAACCGTAAACCTCCCAAACCGAGCAAACCATCAG AAAATGGCAAAGGAGGCGATACAGAACAGGCCGTGTCTCCCAACAACAATCTCAATGATAAGAGT ctggaagaggaggaagaagaagaagtgaaacTGATCAACAGCGTGATCAATCAGACTCGTGAAAGCTTCTCAGACTATTTAGATGCTGATATTGAAAATCTTTTATCCGGTGAGATCGAGTATCCATTACCTAGCGATGACAACAGCTTGGAGAaagcagagaaagagagaagatacGAGAGCGAGATGGCCTACAACGACAGCGAGCTCGAGAGGCTGAGACAGCTAGTCAAAGAGCTAGAAGAAAGAGAAGTGAAGCTCGAAGGGGAGCTGCTCGAGTACTACGGACTCAAAGAGCAAGAATCTGACATCGTCGAGTTACAAAGACAGCTCAAGATCAAGACCGTTGAGATCGATATGCTGAACATCACTATAAACTCTCTCCAAGCGGAGAGGAAGAAGCTTCAAGAAGAGATCTCGCAGAACGGTGTTGTGAGAAAAGAGCTTGAAGCTGCGAGAAACAAGATCAAGGAGTTGCAGAGGCAGATACAGCTCGACGCTAACCAGACGAAAGGACAGTTGCTTTTGCTTAAGCAGCATGTGTCTAGTCTTCagatgaaagaagaagaagcgatgAACAAAGACAGTGAAGTTGAGAGGAAGCTGAAAGCTGTGCAGGAGATGGAAGTGGAAGTTATGGAACTCAAGAGGAAGAACAGAGAGCTTCAACATGAGAAGAGAGAGTTAACCATTAAACTGGACTCAGCAGAAGCAAGAATCTCAGCTCTTTCAAACATGACTGAG AGTGATAAAGTGGCGAAAGTAAGAGAAGAGGTTAACAACTTGAAGCACAACAACGAAGACTTGCTAAAACAAGTGGAAGGGCTTCAGATGAACAGGTTCAGTGAAGTTGAGGAACTTGTTTACCTCCGTTGGGTCAATGCATGTTTACGTTATGAGCTAAGAAACTACCAAACACCAGCTGGCAAAATCTCAGCTCGTGACTTAAGCAAGAACCTAAGCCCCAAGTCCCAAGCCAAGGCCAAACGGCTGATGCTAGAGTACGCTGGCTCAGAGCGTGGCCAAGGAGACACCGACGTGGAAAGCAACTTCTCTCAACCTTCGTCTCCCGGAAGCGACGATTTCGACAACGCGTCGATGGATAGTTCCACGAGTAGGTTTAGTAGCTTCAGCAAGAAACCGGGTTTGATTCAGAAGCTTAAGAGATGGGGCGGTAAAAGTAAAGATGATTCAAGCGTTCAGTCCTCTCCTTCGAGATCGTTCTATGGAGGATCGCCTGGGAGACTTAGCGTGAGTATGAATAAACAGAGAGGTCCTTTGGAGTCTTTGATGATTAGAAACGCTGGTGAATCAGTAGCTATAACGACGTTTGGTAAAGTGGATCAAGAAAGTCCTGGTACACCTGAGACTCCGAATCTTCCAAGAATCAGAACACAGCAACAAGCTTCTTCACCGGGTGAGCCTTTGAATAACGTTGCGGCGTCGTTTCAGGTGATGTCTAAGTCGGTGGATAATGTTCTGGACGAGAAGTATCCTGCGTATAAAGATAGGCATAAGCTTGCGGTTGAGAGGGAGAAGCATATCAAGCATAAGGCAGATCAAGCGAGAGCTGAGAGGTTTGGAGGTAATGTGGCTTTGCCTCCTAAACTTGCTCAGCTCAAGGAGAAGCCAGTTTCGGTTCCCTCCTTGACCAGGACGGTTACCGCAAGTGATCAGTCTAGTGACGGCAACAACGATGGTAAAGCTAGCGAAAACGCGCAAGCCGTGGCGAAAATGAAGCTTGTGGATATTGAGAAACGACCTCCTAGAGTGTCTCGCCCGCCTCCAAGATCAGCTGGAGGTGGTAAAAGCACTAATGTGCCTTCCCCTAGACCTCCTTTGCCTGGTGGTGGTCCACCGCCTCCCCCTCCTCCACCtggtggtggcggtggtggACCTCCGCCGCCACCGCCTCCTCCTGGAGCACTTGGAAGAGGAGCGGGAAGCGGGAGTAAAGTTCACAGAGCTCCTGAGCTTGTTGAGTTTTATCAGTCGCTGATGAAACGTGAAGCGAAGAAAGATGGTTCACCTTCTTTGATCTCTCCAGGAACTGGTAGCTCATCTGAAGCTAGGAGCAATATGATTGGGGAGATCGAGAACCGATCAACGTTCCTCTTAGCA GTGAAAGCGGATGTGGAGACACAAGGGGACTTTGTTCAGTCGTTAGCAACTGAAGTTAGAGCTGCTTCTTTCACCGACGTGGAAGATCTCTTGGCTTTCGTTAGCTGGCTAGATGAGGAGCTCTCTTTCTTGGTTGATGAGAGGGCGGTTCTTAAACACTTTGATTGGCCTGAAGGCAAAGCTGACGCGTTAAGAGAAGCAGCTTTTGAGTATCAAGATCTCATGAAACTTGAGAAGCAAGTGACTTCCTTTGTCGATGATCCGAATCTTCCTTGTGAACCTGCGTTGAAGAAGATGTACAAGTTGCTTGAGAA GGTTGAGCAAAGTGTATACGCGCTTTTACGTACAAGAGACATGGCGGTTTCACGATACAAAGAGTTTGGCATTCCAGTTGATTGGTTGTCTGATTCTGGCGTTGTTGGAAAG ATCAAGCTTTCGTCGGTCCAGCTGGCGAGGAAGTACATGAAACGAGTAGCTTATGAGCTTGATTCAGTGAGTGGATCTGATAAAGACCCTAACAGAGAGTTCTTGCTTCTCCAAGGTGTTCGTTTTGCTTTTAGAGTCCATCAG TTTGCTGGAGGGTTTGATGCAGAAAGCATGAAAGCATTTGAAGAGCTTAGAAGCAGAGCCAAAACTGAATCTGGAGGAGACAATACTAATAACAATGAAGAATCTGTAAACTGA
- the LOC103875361 gene encoding piriformospora indica-insensitive protein 2 yields the protein MSWIHSVLFLFLVFRWCIAGESSSPEVTDDGAPMEISEREALYSTIQGFLGDSWNGSDLYPDPCGWTPIQGVSCDLYDDLWYVTELTLGLVHENSLACAASLEIKPQLFKLKHLKSLSFVKCFTSSLTISKEDWISLGSNLESLEFRSNPGLIGELPETFGSLTNLKSLVVLENGFNGKLPTSLCNLSSLKRFVLAGNLFTGTIPDCFNGFKDLLILDLSRNSFSGTLPSTIGEMVSLLKLDLSNNQLEGKLPQGISFLKNLTLLDVRNNRISGGFSQNVEKIRSLTDLVLSGNPMDIDDMMGIKWENMGSLVVLDLSKMGLRGDIPYGLTKLKRLRFLGLNDNELTGTVPSKELETLPCLGALYIHGNNLTGELRFSTKFYEKMGTRFKASKNPNLCQYDIVSESRSYVPPLGLKPCSKMKKTEGGLVILQTLRNLKKEESSSSMSLMVTRRVLSNGLTWDLLLELSLIVLLI from the exons ATGTCTTGGATTCACTCTGTTCTCTTCCTATTTCTTGTTTTCCGGTGGTGCATCGCCGGAGAATCATCATCGCCGGAGGTAACTGATGACGGAGCTCCGATGGAGATATCAGAAAGAGAAGCTCTTTACTCAACGATTCAAGGGTTTCTTGGTGATTCTTGGAATGGCTCTGATCTTTATCCTGACCCTTGTGGTTGGACTCCTATTCAG GGTGTTTCTTGTGATCTCTATGATGACTTGTGGTATGTCACGGAGCTAACCCTAGGTCTTGTTCATGAAAACTCGCTTGCTTGCGCCGCAAGTTTGGAGATAAAGCCGCAGCTATTCAAGCTCAAGCACTTGAAATCTCTCTCGTTCGTCAAATGTTTCACGTCTTCTTTAACTATATCCAAAGAAGATTGGATAAGCTTGGGAAGCAACTTAGAATCTCTCGAGTTTAGATCCAACCCCGGTTTGATTGGTGAACTTCCCGAAACATTTGGAAGTCTCACAAACCTAAAGTCTTTGGTGGTTCTTGAAAATGGGTTCAACGGGAAGTTACCGACGTCTCTCTGCAATCTATCGAGCTTAAAACGGTTTGTTCTTGCGGGAAACTTGTTCACCGGAACGATTCCAGATTGTTTCAATGGGTTTAAAGATCTACTGATCTTGGATTTGAGTAGAAACTCTTTCTCAGGGACATTGCCTTCAACTATCGGAGAGATGGTTTCGTTGCTTAAGCTTGACCTAAGCAATAACCAACTAGAAGGGAAGTTACCGCAAGGAATAAGTTTTTTGAAGAATTTGACACTGTTGGATGTGAGGAACAACAGAATCTCTGGTGGGTTTTCTCAAAACGTTGAAAAGATTCGTTCCTTAACAGATCTGGTTTTATCAGGAAACCCAATGGATATTGATGACATGATGGGGATAAAGTGGGAGAATATGGGCAGCTTGGTAGTTTTGGATCTTTCTAAGATGGGTTTAAGAGGTGACATCCCTTATGGTTTAACCAAGTTGAAAAGATTGAGGTTTCTTGGTCTGAACGACAACGAGTTAACCGGTACAGTCCCATCAAAAGAGTTGGAGACTTTGCCTTGTCTTGGTGCTCTGTACATCCACGGAAACAATCTAACGGGAGAGCTTAGATTCTCAACAAAGTTTTACGAGAAGATGGGGACAAGATTTAAGGCTTCAAAAAATCCGAATCTTTGTCAGTACGATATCGTGTCAGAATCTCGTAGCTACGTGCCTCCACTTGGTCTTAAGCCTTGCAGCaagatgaagaaaacagagggTGGTTTGGTAATTCTACAAACGTTGAGAAACCTTAAGAAAGAGGAGTCAAGTTCATCAATGTCTTTGATGGTTACAAGACGTGTGTTGTCAAATGGGTTGACGTGGGATTTGCTTTTGGAGCTTTCTCTTATTGTATTATtgatataa
- the LOC103875362 gene encoding protein IDA-LIKE 1: MNLSYKTMFVSVYFVMILLVFSSRNAAARMGTIKVSEIEIAQARSRTPRHEFTEGFRFKNRELHFLSKRVLVPPSGPSKRHNSVVNDLKH; encoded by the coding sequence ATGAATCTTTCTTATAAAACCATGTTTGTAAGTGTTTATTTCGTTATGATCCTCTTGGTTTTTAGCTCACGCAACGCTGCGGCAAGGATGGGAACAATTAAGGTTTCTGAAATTGAGATAGCTCAAGCAAGATCAAGAACACCAAGACATGAGTTCACGGAGGGTTTTAGATTCAAAAATCGTGAGTTGCACTTTTTGTCCAAACGGGTGCTTGTACCACCTTCGGGACCTTCCAAAAGGCACAATTCTGTGGTGAATGATCTCAAACACTAG
- the LOC103875363 gene encoding protein MIZU-KUSSEI 1 codes for MKSILSSTSLDSSFSVSKRYFSWKKKKVQEQDEEEEEDEEEEEDDHHDNNEEKILTRFNFSSDPTRPDHFDTRQIMKKKKKKKTIEKIRYALGFSKSGLGFRVIGTLFGNRRGHVYFAVQDDPTRLPVVLIQLPTPTSILVKEMASGLVRIALETAASKTGSKKLLEESTWRTYCNGRKCGYAARKECGEAEWRVLKAVGPITMGAGVLPAVVDEGNEAVGSEKGELMYMRARFERVTGSRDSEAFYMMNPEGSSGGPELSVYFLRV; via the coding sequence ATGAAGTCAATCCTATCCAGCACTTCTCTTGACTCGTCCTTCTCTGTCTCTAAACGTTACTTcagttggaagaagaagaaggttcaAGAACAagacgaagaggaagaagaagatgaagaagaagaagaagacgaccaCCACGACAACAACGAAGAAAAGATCCTGACCCGTTTCAACTTCTCCTCTGACCCGACCCGCCCGGATCATTTCGATACTCGACAGAtcatgaaaaagaagaagaagaaaaagactaTCGAGAAGATCCGTTACGCGCTCGGGTTCTCTAAATCGGGTCTGGGTTTCCGGGTCATTGGTACCTTATTCGGAAACCGTCGTGGACACGTGTATTTCGCCGTACAAGATGACCCGACCCGGTTACCCGTGGTTTTGATCCAGTTACCGACTCCCACGAGCATTCTCGTCAAGGAAATGGCTTCGGGGCTCGTGAGGATCGCTCTTGAAACGGCAGCGTCTAAGACTGGCTCCAAGAAGCTTTTGGAGGAGTCCACGTGGCGAACGTACTGTAACGGCAGAAAATGCGGCTACGCGGCGAGGAAAGAGTGTGGAGAGGCGGAGTGGAGAGTGTTGAAGGCGGTGGGGCCTATAACTATGGGTGCCGGAGTTTTACCTGCGGTGGTGGATGAGGGGAATGAAGCGGTGGGGTCCGAGAAAGGTGAGCTCATGTATATGAGAGCCCGGTTCGAGCGGGTTACCGGGTCAAGAGATTCGGAGGCCTTTTACATGATGAATCCTGAGGGGTCAAGTGGTGGGCCAGAGCTTAGTGTGTATTTTCTAAGGGTTTAA